Within the Pangasianodon hypophthalmus isolate fPanHyp1 chromosome 19, fPanHyp1.pri, whole genome shotgun sequence genome, the region ACTCAGCATGCTTGCTGCATGACCTCTCGAAACACGATGCTACACAcgaacacagacaaaaaaaataaacctttttttcttgaGAAGATGCCTGCATGTATCTTAAAACTGGATGAGTTGGCAATAGGACGACACTGAGttatttaaacacaacacaggCACCTTTCCTTCGAACCGTTTCCCAAAGCTGGAGCAGGGAAATGACAAGGCAGTTATGTGGGGTTCATACAACTTACATATGTAACTAGCATTCTATTTTACCCCTCCTAACAGGCAGGGACAGGTGTGAAACACCTGGATAATGTACACCAGCAGTATCTCAGATGACTACCACACTCACACCACTGGGAGGGGTGACGTTTGGAGAATCTGGCACACCTCTAAATAAGGTCCATGAGGATTAGATGCCTAGAGTGGCATGTCACAGTAGGAGCTGTGTGCACAGCCTGTCTATAGGCCAAGGTTATGATGTACACCATCCAGCAGGCCAGCCTCTGCATAGACAAGTGTGtgctgttctcacttacgttacagtaGTAacgtcgttccctcaccagtctctctctttctctcactctctcaaaaaaacaaaaaaaaacaaacacagcctGTCATTTTATTGAGAATACGTAAAgcgtgttacaaagcactgacaacCAAGACTCctgccataaatgttaaattatgtctcttaaaaaaaatcaccacatcatagattatacattttactttgttacacaactatacgttttttttttttggtttggttttttaaTCTCTTTGTTATTAGTCTTAAGCCCTATTTGGACGCCCTTAAACGTACCTGgggtcctggggtatttcctatTTCACAGTTTTCACTCCGTGACTTTTTTCATCTGGATTGgccatgtctgtgtttttctccattCTCCTCAGTAAAAATTACAGGCCGAATTACCTACTGTTTTTCATCAAACTGATCATTTGTCTGATCATTTTAGTCCTTACGTTCatgattttctatgcagataTTATCTCATGTTGGGAAAAAGATGTTTGTCTGCTGCTTGTCGTATTCAGTTTTGTAGCGTGCATATCAGAGACCCTGCTccaaatattaaacacttcccgaGTGGTGAAAGGAAAAATGGATGCTTTAAATGAAGCACTCGACCGTATACTTGGTCTCGACAGTAAAATCTCgaccacacacactacctgggaaaacattttcaggaggagtaagtaaataaaatcattaagaaCAGTGAGATCCTGCAGGCTGATTAAAGGAGGCATTATACTGGCAGTTACAGGTATAAAGCattactttatattcacatatgcACATTATCatcaacttttatttttctttaaataatgacTAGTTGTATCCCTGCCATTTCCTTAAATATCTCATGCTAAATGCTGATCAATTAATGctgtaaatgatttaattgtttATCTTCAAACTGCTAATCATTTACAGTTATTAATTTCTCAACATTTAACAGTACATATTTAAGGAACTGGCCACGTGACACAAACAGCGAGCCACCCACGTCATAACACGTTGTTATTTGGTTGAATATAGGTTGTGACGTCAGATGACCAAAATTCAGCGTCAGGAACCACGTCTAATGCCGACGTCCTTTTGACGTAGAATCCTTACGACAGCTGATGCTGATATTTTGTTGGTTTATAGTTTAGCCATGCTGACCcgtaataaagataataatatgaaaaacattaataacaataGCCATGTATTGAAAAATGATCATCAAATTGTAGATTTGCATTGGATGTTCCAAGTCTGAACAAATCAGAAACCAGTTTCTAAGCAGTAACAGTTAGGCTACAGTTTCCTCCGGAAAGATACAAGAGTAAGTTTCCTGTTGGACAGATTTCACCAGCGCACCATCAGCTGTTTTTCCAGTGTCTGGACTTCAGCACCTGTTGTGGCAGGTAACCGTGAGCAGAGTCAAGGAAAATACTAATTACTTTTGGCCATGATAACGTTTGcgtattagttttattattgtttttttatcgGTGTGACATAGCGAGATAGCGATGTCAAGTATCGTTCTGTCAGCAGTGGATTTTTTGTGAACTTTTCCACCTAAGCTTCAGACACCAGCATGAGCCTGATGTGGAGCAGGAGTCCTTCTCCTCCCCGCTGCACTGAGGCTCAGGCACAGCACCTGTGTGGCTCTGCGGAGCGGAAAAAATGTCAGAATGAAAGTTTGAACAAAGGTGAGAGTTTTGTGAGGGAAAGAAACGGAGAGGTGTGTTGATCTGAAACGAAAAGGTAAGAAATTGCTAACCTGGCTAACCTACATAGACATTAATGTACTGAATGCAGTTACATTAGCCAGGGAAGCTGTTAGATGGCGCTAGAGCCGGTTCATGCAACATTACAAGGCGCCTGTGCCCCTCCTCATCACTGCAGCGCTGCTCCCGACAGTACAGGCTAGTCAGCAGCTGCAGGCCAGGCTGTATGGCAGAGAAAACCCTGTAAAACAAAGAGAGCTGCTGGCATTCACTTTTCTGCCAGAATGCAGCCAGCTGCTCGCTATTTGTAAACTGCATCAACAACTgaaatctttctctttctgcgTTAAAATGCATGGCCCTTAAGAATGTCTGCAACTTAATGTTTTTACTGCTCACTCTAGCCTGTCTTATCCTGTATTCTCCATACATTTTCAGTTTCAAAGATCTCTTACAGAGTGTCCAGAGGACTACagaggaaaaagagacaaagattGTGGCGGCTGTTGCCTTCTGCCTGAAGTATGCCCCAGACCGGGTGGCTGGAGGGGcaggaagaaactttgaaaaTGTTACAATAAAAGGTTATTTTGATAACCCATTGCATGTCTTTGTCATTTATCCAGTAAAACTGCCAAACATTTGTGGATTTGTCCAGCATTTGTCTGACATTGGATCTTGACATCTGTCTGACCTTGGTATTACATGATCCAGGTTTCTCAGTATGTTGATTTTTCATTTACAAGAAAAACCTGGCTCTGTTAAAAGTTTGATATCATGCCAACAAAATCCATACTAACCAAATTTCAATATCTTCCTTGATGAAAAAAGTTGGAATTTGACAGGTAATGTTGGGTTTTGACAGatatctgatttttatttacaacCAAAATTCATCGTCTGTCCAATGTGGGGTTTTGACGTCAACCTGATTTTCATTTCCAACCAATATTCAACGTCTGACGTCTTTCTGACGTTAAACAGACGTCCGGTGCCTGCTGGGCAGGTCTGTAGAAAAGTCAACCCACTAGAAACTTGCTTCTCTtgtggtcattttattgctgtctggatgtgagagttttatcactaaggagatgtgtaaaaaaaaaaaattacagatgtCCCCCTAATTAACTAATCCAATCTGAATAGGGCTATAGATTTTATGGAGTGTCTGCCGTACATGACCCTGTGTATGAGCAGTTACTATATCATGCACAATATcatgcacattaatacaaatatatacatcatgcacattaatacaaataattaattaatataaagctatcattcatgttacagctgaaactactgtctgagcctgTGCAGTTATACGAAAATAGTgcaaaccttctgaccaatcagattcgagaattcagtcACGCAGTCACAAGGTGTCACCTCGGGTCTTGTTTACAGCTTGCCGGAATGTAACATGGCCATTTAAAGTATTTGGGACTTCACAAACAAAATACTTTTGCCATCAAAAAATTGTAATCGAGAAACTGTAAGATGAGAGTTTACCAACACTGCATACAAAATGGTAAGGAAAAACTACACAGTGAAAGCCCGTAGAAGCAGTGCAGCTTctgtggttaagatgttggactagaGCCatgaaggttatgagttcaaatccctgcaCTGTCAAGctacccttgagcaaggcccttaaccctcaaatgctttgttgtataaatgagataaatgtaagttgctctggataagagtgtctgccaaatgctgtaaatgtgatATCAGTGAGTGATTAGCTAGTGTTTGTTAGTAATGCTATCTAGGAAAAAGGATTCATAGCTAAGCTAAGATCAGTAACGAGGGGCAAAGCAGATCGCTCTGTATTGCGTACATGTAATATGCAAAAAGTATAAAGATACTGAAAAAATACAGAGTCAAACTTCAATATGTAACTTTGTTGAAGTTTTGTCATGTGCACAAGGAGATATCCAGGTGTTTCAGTTCCCCCTGAATAGGGTTTTAGATTTTATGGAGCGTCTCATGAATATACATGCATATCCTTACCATTATAGCACAAGGCATGCTTCTTTTTGGTGCACTTTTCGTCATTCCACTTGCCatttgtttcctcattattaatgtatatttCCACACAGTCCTCATCTTGCTTTTTGTTGTTTGGTTCATTGCGAGCCCAGGATCCATTACCCTCCAACATCTTTGCTGTCCCATGCCAAGTCCAGCTGCCTGCAATCTTTCTGAGTCCAATCCAGTAGTAGGCTTTTAGCTTTGGGAGCTTATCTTTAAGATAATTGTTCACTTCTTCATTTTGAATAACCATCAGCCTCTGGGATTGATTTTCACACCATGCTTTGGCTTCTGTCCAGATCATCGTCTCATTGGAATATGTGTAGGTCCAGCTCGTGACAAGCACTGTGAAGTCATGGCAAATTAACAAATTTCAGATACGAATATGATGACTAAGTGTTTAAAATTGATGTACACTACCAGTAAAAGGTTTGGACAGATTAggttgaatatatatttttaattctctcaaagacattttgtttttgtgatgatgatattttacttaaaacaagtagtttttaaagtagtttttacttaaaattaaacTGCCTCCCAAgcaaaaagttttaatttagaATTTCGGAGAATTTGTGACGTGCTCAGTTAGATtcagaaaagacaaaacatcCTGAAGCTCtctcatgaagctggttgagacAATGGCAAACCTGTACAAAGCTTCATCGGGAATTCTgtgaaaaatttaaaatgtaaaaacattttgatttgtttaacactttttttttgctacttcaTAATTCCACATGCATtatagtgtaaatataaataattctaaaatattACAAAGTAGTAAAATGAAGAAACTCCTTCTATGAGCAGGTGTGTCCAAACATTTGAGTGGTAATGTAACTAAAAACTAAATTTACCAGATGACTTACCAGATGTTAAACTGAGGTACAGCAAAAGTTGTGTTTGTGGATATAGCCTCATGGTTAACATCATAGCTCCAGCCTAAATATcagaattattcagtaacttcAGATGTTTGCATTATGGTATAcactaataatattttttgtttggcATTAGACCACATGTATAATGTGCATTAGAAGtgctttaaaaatacagttgcacaaaatttaaaaatacataccaTGATATACTCTCCTGCTTCCTGAATCACTCTCCAAGTAGTCTCAAGTTTCTTCAAACTGTTTACTCCACCAGAAGTCCTTCTACCtgcacactctgtctctctctgactgcaGGCAGCTTTCAGTCAGGGTCTTTCTCATGTAGGCTGGCAGCTAATGTTAAATGGCAGGATATGCTTTTGCACATGATCACAATGTAATCATTATGACCCTTTGACCTACACTCTAAAAAATAATACGCTGGCTCAACTTAAAAAATAAGGTAACAATTTGCATGGATCTTTTTAAGTTATTTCAACTCAAGCCATTTTTGAGTAAATATTGTGAGACTTTCTAGTTAGCTCAACTCAGTTTGTTTAGCACAACCGACATGATTTAAATTGTCCTCTAAAAGCTTAATTAAGTTGAGCCAACTTAATATTATTATGTGGTCAAATTAGTCAATTTAAGCTGTTCTGTCTTACTTATTTTGCTTTCAGTCTACTCAGAAATGTCCATGCAAATTGTTACCttaattcttattattattatacttaatTCTTAGTTCAAAATTCATATATTAATAAGCTGagacagatttctttcttttcagtttgaCAAACATCTTAAAATAAGTTGTCAACTCACTAacacatgtacatgtaaaaaattttttttattttttatgtcgAAATTGTTCTTTAAGCTTTTCTCACTAGCCACATGGATAATTTTATAGAGTGTAGGGGTAAATGCTGGTTTCTAGCAGGGGCTGTCCtgtctttatattttatgtgaAAAGTAACCCTGGTGCacactgtcaggaaaaaaaatgatgctgtTCGTTCATTGCTAGTGATgtcagattcttttttttttttttgtgaattataAATATATCCACTGTGAATAGAAAATTTGGATTCTCTTTTGAGAGATTATAGGAATCATTCTCATCATAGTAATAAACCACATTAAAGTCTTGGTAAATGAGTCATTGTAGATGTATTGTAGCCAAGGACgttttaaaatatacacttcCCCTTAACCATGAGAAATTGTACTGCAGCAGGTTGTTTCTGTGAGACTATTTTTAATTACTCCAAAAGGACCAATCTGCTTTAAAGGCTAATGAGAGTAATGTACATAAgtgtttttctgaaaaacattCTCACAGCCATCACAGTGCCACAGGCCCAAAAAGAATAATACACTTGCAACATAAATACAGTGTACAGGGGTCACAACCTTTCTCTCCACCTCAGCCACAGTCACAGGAAAAGGCAAAGCCAGACTGGCCTGGTCATCAAAACACAGtcaatcagtgtgtttaacacaaTATTTGGCTCAGTGACATGTATGAGGGGAAATAGAACAATAAATTCACTCTCTGAACTCAACTGTGACCAAAATCAAATTGTGTTCATTTGTACCCCCTTtaggtttcctttttttcttcttcttttttttcgtTGCAGGCAAAAAGATGAATGCGATTTGTGCACCCAAGTGCTTAACAGCCTTGTCATTGTGTCTTTCTGTAGGTTTCTCTAAATTATGTCTGTGGTACTTTGTTAGAATAAAAACTATGCACGCTCATGGGGTTATGGCTAATAGGAAAGTGGATAGGGAATCTAAAGGACAGGTTTGTGTATTGGATAGAAACCTGTTCTCTCTTTGTAAGTGTTATTGTATGGCCAGAGAAACTTTTTCCAATGTTGTACatatttcaatttaaatgttattttttaaatatatatttcatctTTACAGACTTTCTATGAACTAATTTTCCCTCCTTTAAAAAGACACAAACCCCTATTATATTTGTTATGctcattaacatttattgacaATTCACATTTTAATAGGACAAAGAAATGAGCTACAATAACCAAAATAACCACTGTAAATATATtcacaaatgtaaaataataaaagaaaaatgtatgtacagtacataacAACATATAGCTATTGTTCAAATTCATAAATAGCACAAACAGCATAGAACAATATGCTCaataaattacataataaatactTCCACTGGAAAGTAGACAATATATTAAGTAACTAATAATGTCCAGTTATGTCCATTTATTTAGCTGTTCTACAGAGGACTGAGGATCAACCTCAGTTCATTTAACTGGCTCTCTCTCTTAGTTATGCTGTCAAAGCTAGTCTCTGCTTGCACTCAGTGCACAGAGCATACCTAGTTCCTTCACCTGagaatcactcgctgctgctgaggatggcccctcATGGCTAGGCTAAAGATTGCTGTGAGATGACTGTGGCTGGTACCACACACAtaccctaaagatggctgtggctGGTGTCACTTGGACAGCCTAAGATCATACTTACTGAAAACAGTCTGCATTcaagtctcattcattattcagtggaTAACCTCACACGTTATTatagacttaaagctaaaacgctgatgaaataaaaaacaattactCTGATGCTCGTactgaagatcctttcaacacacttagcactgtttGACTCTATACTATAGAGTTatggaagagtaatgatttataatcgcactatccggtgtcacccagatgaggttcccttttcagtctggttcccctcgaggtttcttcctcacgttgtctcagggagtttttcctcaccatcgTTGCCTCTGGTCTGCTCATTacggatctaaatctaaatccatgATCGGATTTATgtacagctgctctgtgacactgtccatttttaaaagtgcaCTATAGATAAAATTTAATAGAACTAGGAGTACATTCATTCACTCTACAGTAGAAATTGCTGTGTCCACAATGCAGTATCAGTAGAGACCTGTGtgaagaaaacaataaagacTCTGAAAAGACTCTAAAAAGGTTTTGAATCAGACTTAACAGAATCCAATTTAGTATAATATGAGCTTCAAGCAGTAAATAATAGAATAACTGAATAATCACAATAACCCTAGATTGTGACAAACACAGTTTAGTACTCTGAGTATTACTACTGTTATAAAAGAAATATTGTAAACTCACCTAGATATAGCTTGTAGTCACTTATGTCTAGATGAGACTGTCAGTGCTATTTTTGTATACCTGGGGTGGTACATCAATGTCTGAattactgcaaaaaataaacgTAAGACAGGTCAGCCTCATAACACAACCAGAACATTCGACACACATGAAGATAAACATTCTGTAAATATGTCGGAAAAGAAATCAATACTGACCTGACGTCAAACTTTTTAGCTGTAattgaataaagaaaaacatacatatatatgaacatcagtttattataatttaataaataataaataaattaataaataaatataagaatgTAGAGAAAGATTAAGAGCAGCAATATTACAAAAAAGCCATTGTATATGTAGTAAAGAAAAGTAGAGAGGAGTTGGGGTCAGGGGGTGAAATAATGAATTCTTTCTTTTCACCTTTCAACTTT harbors:
- the LOC113546838 gene encoding L-selectin isoform X1, with translation MAGAMMLTMRLYPQTQLLLYLSLTSVLVTSWTYTYSNETMIWTEAKAWCENQSQRLMVIQNEEVNNYLKDKLPKLKAYYWIGLRKIAGSWTWHGTAKMLEGNGSWARNEPNNKKQDEDCVEIYINNEETNGKWNDEKCTKKKHALCYNASCFERSCSKHAECVENISNYTCKCNPGFTGPNCKEAMLCKNLSVPDGGIVSCYKGNSTICTVECPPAYLLLGAREYTCWPDGSWSQFQPLCASYKHMLMASSGFAVFSTICCCMFCYSYLRKRKKSVKQNDQGEVMNPVYNVGDAPLEDPLTLQ
- the LOC113546838 gene encoding E-selectin isoform X2, yielding MAGAMMLTMRLYPQTQLLLYLSLTSVLVTSWTYTYSNETMIWTEAKAWCENQSQRLMVIQNEEVNNYLKDKLPKLKAYYWIGLRKIAGSWTWHGTAKMLEGNGSWARNEPNNKKQDEDCVEIYINNEETNGKWNDEKCTKKKHALCYNASCFERSCSKHAECVENISNYTCKCNPGFTGPNCKEGYKHMLMASSGFAVFSTICCCMFCYSYLRKRKKSVKQNDQGEVMNPVYNVGDAPLEDPLTLQ